A window from Salvia miltiorrhiza cultivar Shanhuang (shh) chromosome 2, IMPLAD_Smil_shh, whole genome shotgun sequence encodes these proteins:
- the LOC131013688 gene encoding HVA22-like protein k → MPSPVVSCATSELRCSALSRIPASDAGSLQVRLRLLLCPFGSNIVVRTACCSVGVVLPVYSTFKAIETKDQDDQHKWLVCWAGMSWDMASFAFKY, encoded by the exons ATGCCCAGTCCCGTCGTTTCCTGCGCCACTTCGGAGCTCCGATGCTCAGCCCTTTCTCGTATCCCCGCCTCCGACGCGGGTAGCCTTCAG GTCAGGCTGCGGTTACTTCTTTGTCCATTTGGTTCCAATATTGTAGTTCGTACAGCATG CTGTTCGGTGGGGGTTGTCTTACCTGTTTATTCTACATTCAAGGCCATTGAGACGAAGGATCAAGATGACCAACACAAATGGCTTGTATGCTGGGCTGGTATGTCATGGGATATGGCTTCTTTTGCCTTCAAATACTGA